In Haloarcula sp. H-GB4, a single genomic region encodes these proteins:
- the proS gene encoding proline--tRNA ligase, translating into MSGEQELGITESKEHSPGEWYAEVVQKAGLADYAPMGGFIVTRPRGYAIWERIQNNLDGWFKDTGVQNAYFPMFIPEEYLEKEKDVVEGFDPEVAWVTHGGHDELEERLAVRPTSESIIAPFMAQWTRSHRDLPMRLNQWCSVVRWEATETKPFFRTKEFLWQEGHTAHADKDGAWEETMTRLDQYARLYEEVMAMPPLKGRKPPHDKFPGAHTTTTIETLMPDGKTVQAATSHYLGTSFGEAFDITYADADEEENTAHTTSWGLSWRAMGALIMTHSDDQGLVLPPALAPDQVVVVPIWQEDNKDEVIDYAADLAAELDEAGVRVELDDREHRNPGFKYNEHELHGVPLRVEIGPHEVEDGEATLVHRPDGETETVDRDGIADTVTDHLDTVHAKLYASAEETLEGEIREAESREEILGTIGQHGGYVKCGWCGDEDCEEPIKDAIAAEIVMVPLDRDEEPIHDDCAICGEDAEETAYFAKSY; encoded by the coding sequence ATGAGTGGCGAGCAGGAACTCGGCATCACCGAGAGCAAGGAGCATTCACCCGGCGAGTGGTACGCCGAGGTCGTCCAGAAGGCCGGCCTCGCGGACTACGCCCCCATGGGCGGGTTCATCGTCACGCGCCCACGCGGCTACGCTATCTGGGAGCGTATCCAGAACAATCTCGACGGCTGGTTCAAGGACACCGGCGTGCAGAACGCCTACTTCCCCATGTTTATCCCCGAAGAGTATCTGGAGAAGGAGAAAGACGTCGTCGAAGGGTTCGACCCCGAGGTGGCATGGGTAACCCATGGTGGCCACGACGAACTCGAAGAACGCCTCGCCGTCCGGCCCACCAGCGAGTCCATCATCGCGCCGTTCATGGCCCAGTGGACTCGCTCGCACCGGGACCTCCCGATGCGGCTGAACCAGTGGTGTTCGGTCGTCCGATGGGAGGCCACCGAGACGAAGCCGTTCTTCCGCACCAAGGAGTTCCTCTGGCAGGAGGGCCACACCGCCCACGCCGACAAGGACGGCGCGTGGGAGGAGACGATGACCCGTCTGGATCAGTACGCCCGCCTCTACGAGGAGGTCATGGCGATGCCGCCGCTGAAGGGACGCAAGCCGCCCCACGACAAGTTCCCCGGCGCGCACACGACGACGACCATCGAGACGCTGATGCCCGACGGTAAGACCGTGCAGGCTGCCACCTCCCACTACCTCGGGACCTCCTTCGGCGAGGCGTTCGACATCACCTACGCCGACGCCGACGAGGAGGAGAACACGGCCCACACGACCTCGTGGGGACTGTCCTGGCGCGCGATGGGTGCGCTCATCATGACCCACTCGGATGACCAGGGCCTCGTGCTCCCGCCCGCACTCGCGCCTGACCAAGTCGTGGTCGTCCCCATCTGGCAGGAGGACAACAAGGACGAAGTCATTGACTACGCCGCCGACCTCGCTGCCGAACTCGACGAGGCCGGCGTCCGCGTCGAACTCGATGACCGCGAACACCGCAATCCCGGCTTCAAATACAACGAACACGAACTCCACGGCGTTCCCCTCCGGGTCGAAATCGGCCCCCACGAGGTTGAGGACGGGGAAGCCACGCTGGTCCACCGGCCCGACGGCGAAACCGAGACGGTCGACCGCGACGGTATCGCCGACACCGTTACCGACCACCTCGACACCGTCCACGCCAAGCTATATGCCAGCGCTGAGGAGACGCTGGAAGGCGAAATCCGTGAGGCTGAGTCCCGCGAGGAAATCCTCGGCACCATCGGCCAGCACGGCGGCTACGTGAAGTGTGGTTGGTGTGGTGACGAGGACTGCGAGGAGCCGATCAAGGACGCTATCGCGGCCGAAATCGTGATGGTGCCCCTTGACCGCGACGAGGAGCCAATCCACGACGATTGCGCCATCTGTGGCGAGGACGCCGAGGAGACGGCGTACTTCGCGAAGAGCTACTGA
- a CDS encoding SAM hydroxide adenosyltransferase, producing MSTFVHLIADYGPADPAFSEVVHRLTAANPTMTVQSTEVKPFSTVATGFWIAQLGIHNPSFDDLLIYSNTAPRTTESTPERPDTGGALCYLELDNGVPVVAVDAGYNLSFIADHATTFREIELPADTGQFRSRDVFPRRVVEIANGNHSSLGVERSLDDVPAPPESVVCHVDGYGNVKTSIRHSAFAPGSDTVTVELNDESHEVAVRDAVSNVSEGSLAIVPGSAGGGDPYQELFLRGGSAASAFGNPEPGDSLSIRAEQA from the coding sequence ATGAGCACGTTCGTTCATCTTATCGCGGATTACGGCCCGGCCGACCCGGCCTTCTCAGAGGTCGTCCACCGTCTCACTGCTGCCAACCCGACGATGACCGTCCAGTCGACCGAGGTCAAGCCGTTCTCGACGGTCGCCACGGGGTTCTGGATCGCGCAGCTCGGCATCCACAATCCGTCGTTCGACGACCTGTTGATTTACTCGAACACGGCCCCACGAACAACGGAATCGACACCGGAGCGGCCCGACACCGGCGGGGCGCTCTGTTACCTCGAACTGGACAACGGTGTCCCCGTCGTCGCCGTCGACGCCGGCTACAACCTCTCGTTTATCGCCGACCACGCCACGACCTTCCGTGAGATCGAACTCCCGGCGGACACGGGCCAGTTCCGCTCGCGGGACGTGTTTCCCCGGCGAGTCGTCGAAATCGCAAATGGGAATCACTCGTCCCTCGGCGTGGAGCGGTCACTCGACGACGTGCCGGCCCCGCCCGAGTCCGTGGTCTGTCACGTCGACGGCTACGGGAACGTCAAGACCTCGATCCGCCATTCGGCGTTCGCACCGGGGAGTGACACAGTCACTGTCGAACTCAACGACGAGTCCCATGAAGTCGCCGTCAGAGATGCTGTGTCGAACGTTTCGGAAGGGTCCCTTGCTATCGTCCCGGGGTCGGCAGGTGGGGGCGACCCGTATCAGGAACTGTTCCTTCGCGGCGGGTCCGCGGCGTCAGCCTTCGGCAATCCGGAGCCCGGAGATTCTCTCTCTATTCGGGCGGAACAAGCCTGA
- a CDS encoding CBS domain-containing protein, giving the protein MDDVFVGRIMSSPVTTVAADANAKAVAKRMLDENISSVVVVDPDGALLGILTSTDFVEIAAEGGDTAGLDVSEFMTTDLVTVTANDPIEAAASVMLDHSVHHLPVVDETEGVVGMLTTTDMTAYVSGIEQSSAPVLG; this is encoded by the coding sequence ATGGACGACGTGTTTGTCGGACGAATTATGTCATCGCCTGTCACCACTGTTGCCGCCGATGCGAACGCGAAAGCGGTCGCCAAGCGGATGCTTGACGAGAACATTAGCTCTGTTGTCGTCGTCGACCCCGACGGAGCGTTACTGGGGATCCTCACCTCCACGGACTTCGTCGAAATCGCCGCAGAAGGAGGCGATACGGCGGGGTTAGACGTGTCCGAATTCATGACGACGGACTTGGTTACGGTAACGGCAAACGACCCCATCGAGGCGGCCGCAAGCGTAATGCTGGACCACAGTGTCCACCACCTTCCTGTCGTCGACGAAACGGAAGGGGTGGTCGGAATGTTGACGACAACTGACATGACGGCGTACGTTTCGGGTATCGAGCAGTCATCTGCACCCGTGCTCGGCTGA
- a CDS encoding ArsR family transcriptional regulator, with translation MSDTRARIHQHIESNPGVHFRELTRALDLATGQVQHHLARLDRVHSESVNGRTHYYASSFDPWERHAIAFLRRETARDILVTLIQRETARPGEVAGHLDIARSTLEHHLSGLVEHDIVEKRRSEGRVTLALCRPDLTVELLAAVEPTGPDRLSDRFTRLLDRLFESE, from the coding sequence ATGAGCGACACCAGAGCCAGAATCCACCAGCATATCGAGTCGAATCCGGGCGTTCACTTCCGAGAACTAACACGGGCGCTGGACCTCGCGACGGGACAGGTCCAGCACCACCTGGCCAGACTTGACCGCGTTCACAGCGAGTCGGTCAATGGGCGTACACACTACTACGCGTCGTCGTTTGACCCCTGGGAGCGCCATGCTATCGCCTTCCTCCGTCGCGAGACGGCGAGAGACATTCTTGTTACGCTCATACAGCGCGAAACTGCTCGCCCCGGCGAGGTGGCCGGCCATCTCGATATCGCACGGAGCACGCTCGAACACCACCTCAGCGGGCTGGTCGAGCACGATATCGTCGAAAAGCGCCGGAGCGAGGGACGAGTGACGCTGGCGCTCTGTCGGCCGGACCTGACGGTCGAACTGCTCGCGGCAGTGGAGCCCACGGGCCCCGACCGCCTGTCGGATCGCTTCACCCGGTTACTTGACAGGCTGTTCGAGAGCGAGTAG
- a CDS encoding patatin-like phospholipase family protein, translating into MSGHGPSVAIACQGGGSHSAFTAGALQQLLPAVNAEYNLVGLSGTSGGALCAVTAWYGLLSDGHDYAGELLEDVWCDVAATTTPSFLLNESLVWRKRLQNRMLPAADISPYATPGAVGHDWYLSLLDRHIAFDEFDSLADRAPPHVTVGTVNVNSGVFETFTDDAITPKAVLASAAFPLLYEAVELNGHWHWDGLFSQNPPIREFLTSDRPKPDEIWVIQIEPQTRDDRPTSLAEITDRRQELSGNLSLNQELFFVRKVNEWVDKGYLPDDFKHVEIRRLKLDEKLTAASKRDRDPRFIEDLIETGRAEADAFLERVPEKATEPSGQ; encoded by the coding sequence ATGTCTGGTCATGGCCCCAGCGTCGCTATCGCCTGTCAGGGCGGCGGCAGCCACAGCGCGTTTACCGCCGGTGCGCTGCAACAACTCCTACCAGCGGTCAACGCCGAGTACAATCTCGTAGGGTTGAGTGGCACCTCAGGCGGCGCTCTCTGTGCAGTCACGGCCTGGTACGGCCTGCTCAGTGACGGCCACGACTACGCCGGGGAACTACTGGAGGATGTCTGGTGTGATGTCGCCGCCACGACGACGCCCTCGTTCCTGCTGAACGAGTCGCTCGTGTGGCGCAAGCGACTGCAGAACCGCATGCTCCCTGCGGCCGATATCTCGCCCTACGCGACGCCGGGAGCAGTCGGCCACGACTGGTATCTGTCGCTGCTTGACCGCCACATCGCGTTCGACGAGTTCGACAGCCTCGCTGACAGGGCGCCGCCACACGTGACCGTCGGCACAGTCAACGTCAACAGCGGCGTGTTCGAGACGTTCACCGACGATGCCATCACACCGAAGGCGGTGCTGGCCTCGGCTGCGTTCCCGCTGCTGTACGAGGCTGTCGAACTGAACGGCCACTGGCATTGGGACGGCCTGTTCTCACAGAACCCGCCGATCCGGGAGTTCCTGACCAGTGACCGGCCAAAACCGGACGAGATCTGGGTTATCCAGATCGAGCCACAGACCCGCGATGACCGTCCGACATCGCTGGCAGAGATCACCGACCGCCGGCAGGAGCTATCCGGGAATCTTTCGCTGAATCAGGAGCTGTTCTTCGTCCGGAAGGTCAACGAATGGGTGGACAAAGGGTATCTCCCGGACGATTTCAAACACGTGGAGATACGGCGACTGAAACTCGATGAAAAGCTGACAGCAGCCTCGAAACGCGACCGCGACCCTCGGTTTATCGAGGATCTCATCGAAACGGGCCGAGCCGAAGCGGACGCGTTTCTGGAGCGGGTGCCGGAGAAAGCAACCGAACCGTCTGGTCAGTAG